In Chitinophaga sp. HK235, a single window of DNA contains:
- the groES gene encoding co-chaperone GroES, whose amino-acid sequence MAKKLSIKPLADRVIVKPAAAEEKTAGGIIIPDTAKEKPVRGTVVAAGPGKKDEPITVKVGDTVLYGKYSGQELPIDGEDFLIMRESDILAIV is encoded by the coding sequence ATGGCTAAGAAATTAAGTATTAAACCTTTAGCTGACAGGGTAATTGTTAAACCTGCAGCCGCAGAAGAGAAAACCGCAGGTGGTATCATTATCCCGGATACTGCAAAAGAAAAACCTGTAAGAGGCACCGTGGTGGCCGCCGGTCCTGGTAAAAAAGATGAGCCGATCACTGTTAAAGTAGGTGATACTGTACTGTATGGTAAATACTCCGGACAGGAACTGCCTATCGACGGCGAAGACTTCCTGATCATGAGAGAGTCTGATATCCTGGCAATCGTTTAA